In Phlebotomus papatasi isolate M1 chromosome 1, Ppap_2.1, whole genome shotgun sequence, the following proteins share a genomic window:
- the LOC129799245 gene encoding dephospho-CoA kinase domain-containing protein gives MFLVAVTGGIATGKSTVIQVFRDNGIPVIDADIIARSVVEPGKPAWQKIKMVFGDGVLKEGGEIDREALGRLIFNSAEKRKILNEITHPEIHRIMYKQIIKYFFLGHPFVVLDLPLLFETGVMLQFIHKIITVTCEEDMQLTRLMDRNRFSEEDAKKRIAAQMPLQQKCEKSHFVIENSGSIRDTQAETLKILEMLQESNHHWKLRGILLTTAAILFSGIAWFLHHRYKIFTLPQIQ, from the exons ATGTTCCTGGTGGCTGTAACTGGCGGAATCGCCACTGGAAAGAGCACAGTGATTCAGGTGTTCAGGGACAATGGAATTCCGGTGATAGATGCAGATATTATAGCCCGATCAG TTGTGGAACCGGGAAAGCCTGCCTGGCAGAAGATCAAGATGGTCTTTGGTGATGGGGTGCTGAAGGAGGGCGGAGAGATTGACCGGGAAGCACTGGGGCGGTTGATTTTCAACAGTGCTGAAAAGAGGAAGATTCTCAATGAGATCACCCATCCAGAGATTCATCGGATTATGTACAAACAGATCATCAAGTACTTCTTCCTGGGGCATCCGTTTGTGGTGCTGGATCTGCCATTGCTCTTCGAGACTGGAGTCATGCTCCAGTTTATCCACAAAATCATCACAGTCACATG CGAGGAGGACATGCAACTGACAAGACTGATGGACAGGAATAGATTCTCCGAGGAGGATGCCAAGAAGAGAATTGCAGCTCAGATGCCACTTCAGCAGAAATGTGAGAAATCTCATTTTGTCATTGAGAATTCGGGATCTATTCGCGATACCCAGGCGGAAACCCTCAAAATCCTGGAGATGCTGCAGGAGAGCAATCATCATTGGAAACTTCGGGGAATTCTGCTCACAACAGCGGCCATTCTATTCTCAGGCATTGCCTGGTTTCTTCATCATCGATACAAAATATTCACACTGCCCCAGATTCAGTAG
- the LOC129799249 gene encoding required for meiotic nuclear division protein 1 homolog, producing MNTVKFLLTKCVISGISTGLHQPARIAVAGQFVRFSSTLAPKVSSLKIPTIRAGSILGSKSIGNISTLQMKKRPVRKKRPEEAEVSEDGHFTVTAYATAEEYDLEKLLSGLVQQELYEPKKFICTDDNGVEPDVLYVSAKYQVDKEPRDIFFFREGTVILWNIGELECSNVLSFLKQYEQDSYDENVVTGESEQMVYNYVSTEQASAHLKRGLFLLTRDEDSYLEKYTFSNAMSLSVKLGIWEASLDKYIESIAFVTDNLKRGTKIKISRADMLRKTGELFALRHLINLSSDLLDTPDFYWDREHLENLYAQTCGYFSISRRTKVMNEKLNHCVELADLITSNLNDAHHIRLEWMIIILIMVEVVFEFIHYFERYMAAQETEALPAVSAIEVIQSVE from the exons ATGAATACAGTAAAATTCTTACTTACCAAGTGCGTAATTTCGGGCATTTCCACGGGCTTGCATCAGCCGGCCAGGATAGCCGTTGCTGGACAATTTGTGAGATTCTCCTCAACACTTGCACCCAAAGTCAGTTCACTGAAGATTCCCACTATCCGGGCGGGAAGTATTTTGGGAAGTAAGTCCATCGGCAACATCTCCACGCTGCAGATGAAGAAGAGGCCAGTGCGAAAGAAGCGTCCGGAAGAGGCAGAAGTGAGTGAGGATGGGCATTTCACCGTGACAGCTTATGCTACAGCTGAGGAGTATGATCTGGAGAAGCTTCTCAGTGGATTGGTGCAGCAGGAACTGTACGAACCGAAGAAATTCATCTGCACAGATGACAACGGAGTGGAACCGGATGTTCTCTATGTTTCGGCCAAATACCAAGTGGACAAGGAGCcgagagatatttttttcttcagagAAGGCACAGTGATCCTGTGGAACATTGGGGAGCTGGAATGCAGCAATGTCCTGTCTTTCCTGAAGCAGTACGAGCAGGATAGCTACGATGAGAATGTCGTGACGGGAGAGAGTGAGCAGATGGTTTACAATTATGTTTCCACAGAGCAGGCTTCAGCTCACCTAAAGCGAGGGCTATTCTTGCTGACGAGAGATGAAGACAGCTACCTGGAAAAGTACACATTTTCCAATGCAATGTCCCTGTCTGTGAAGCTGGGCATTTGGGAAGCATCCCTGGATAAATATATCGAATCAATTGCTTTCGTGACGGACAATCTTAAGCGAGGGACAAAGATTAAAATATCCAGGGCGGATATGTTGCGCAAAACCGGTGAATTATTTGCTCTGAGGCATCTGATCAATCTCAGTTCGGATCTCTTGGACACTCCGGACTTCTACTGGGACAGGGAACACCTTGAAAATCTCTATGCTCAGACTTGTGGGTACTTCAGTATATCCCGGAGAACAAAg GTGATGAATGAGAAGCTGAATCATTGCGTGGAACTGGCTGATTTGATCACGTCAAATCTCAATGATGCACATCATATACGGCTGGAATGGATGATCATCATCCTGATTATGGTGGAAGTTGTCTTTGAGTTCATTCACTACTTTGAAAGGTACATGGCTGCCCAGGAAACTGAGGCTCTTCCTGCCGTTTCAGCAATTGAAGTTATCCAATCGGTAGAGTga
- the LOC129799247 gene encoding chromatin-remodeling complex ATPase chain Iswi-like — translation MAEGGFEIIPDPENKENEVPIEMGPSEKELKRLEKAQTTALFNENATRNMERRLEYLIKESQLYDHFITNSKRREGRSPDKNMDLPKRKARETNESKDVFKFHSTPDFIQNGVMRDYQIEGLNWMISLYENGISGILADEMGLGKTLQTISFLGYLKHTKELSSKLKYLVVVPKSTMQNWLNEFKRWCPTIKVLALQGEKYARKRLIKTVLKRKQWDVLLTSYQMVFIEFNALLKTKYHTVILDEGHSIKNEESLTARQIRKVKTNHKMILTGTPIHNKIHEFWALMNFLMPDIFNSGEDFDRWFEDMEVLNNAELTDRLKAIIKPFLLRRIKSDVEKGLKPKQELKIYVGMTDMQEEWYRKVLLKDVELINEQGYKYKMKIDYLIMHLRKVTNHPYLFEGAEEGPPFIEGDHVIENSAKMVVLDKLLSKFKAEGSRVLIFSQMTRMLDIIEDYCQYRKYSYSRLDGSLLGDDRTKQIDDFSKSGSDKFIFLLSTRAGGLGINLASADIVILYDSDWNPQMDLQAMDRAHRIGQTKQVKVFRLIVEKSVDERIVECAEMKFALDQKLIKGNHGARSNMLKRIVTMDMEQHIQGKAVKLVDEDLDTLLTRCQERQKKEDAEKADVMVLKHKYESLYKFNGEDYKEKKKIHQATKIVEDIPRWTRRARSLTIGPSLNANIPQLPFYVQTYYAFWFFPKPLQDYIQREKYFYMKAKGIQSFDLKEKEAIDSATPLTDQERVEYEELLKNSFKDWTVNHFEEFIRASAKFGRDNIEKIRDYMRLQVLNNQLEDYCKVFWERYREIPNYQKYIQIIEDGESRLNKESPPMKRTFKGISVGDEDADEMLVDSPSTKYFKNS, via the exons ATGGCAGAGGGCGGGTTTGAGATCATACCGGATCCAgagaataaagaaaatgaagTGCCAATTGAGATGGGGCCCAGTGAAAAAGAGCTGAAAAGACTG GAAAAAGCCCAGACTACGGCTCTGTTCAATGAAAATGCCACCCGGAACATGGAGAGGCGCTTGGAGTACCTCATCAAAGAGTCTCAGCTGTATGATCATTTCATCACAAACAGCAAGAGACGCGAAGGAAGAAGCCCAGACAAAAA TATGGATCTTCCCAAACGGAAGGCCAGGGAAACCAATGAGTCTAAAGATGTTTTCAAATTCCATTCCACTCCGGACTTCATCCAGAATGGAGTAATGAGGGATTATCAGATAGAGGGACTCAATTGGATGATATCTCTTTATGAGAATGGAATCAGTGGGATTCTTGCCGATGAGATGGGGCTGGGAAAAACCCTGCAGACAATTTCATTCCTGGGCTACCTTAAGCATACCAAGGAGCTGTCCTCGAAACTGAAGTATCTTGTAGTTGTCCCCAAGTCGACCATGCAGAACTGGCTGAATGAGTTTAAACGCTGGTGCCCGACTATTAAAGTCTTGGCTCTTCAGGGGGAGAAATATGCCCGAAAGAGGCTGATCAAGACGGTCCTCAAGAGAAAGCAGTGGGATGTCCTTTTGACATCTTATCAGATGGTTTTCATAGAGTTCAATGCCTTACTGAAAACCAAGTATCACACAGTTATCCTGGATGAGGGCCATTCGATTAAAAATGAGGAAAGTCTGACAGCCCGGCAGATCAGGAAGGTCAAAACGAATCATAAGATGATCCTCACAGGAACTCCCATTCACAACAAAATCCACGAATTTTGGGCCTTGATGAACTTCCTCATGCCGGATATCTTCAACAGTGGAGAGGACTTTGACAGATGGTTCGAAGACATGGAAGTTCTCAACAATGCCGAACTGACGGACCGTCTGAAGGCAATAATAAAGCCCTTCCTCCTGCGCAGAATTAAGTCGGATGTGGAAAAGGGACTGAAACCCAAACAAGAACTTAAAATTTACGTAGGAATGACGGATATGCAGGAGGAGTGGTACAGAAAGGTCCTCCTAAAGGATGTCGAATTAATAAATGAACAAGGCTACAAATACAAGATGAAAATCGATTACCTTATCATGCATCTCCGGAAAGTCACAAATCATCCCTATCTCTTCGAAGGAGCCGAAGAAGGGCCACCATTCATCGAGGGGGATCACGTGATCGAGAATAGCGCGAAAATGGTTGTCCTGGACAAACTTCTGTCTAAATTTAAGGCTGAAGGATCCAGAGTTCTGATCTTCAGTCAAATGACTCGAATGCTAGACATTATCGAGGATTACTGTCAATACCGGAAATATTCCTATTCCCGCCTGGATGGTTCTTTGTTGGGGGATGATCGAACGAAGCAAATTGATGATTTCTCGAAGAGTGGCAGCGATAAATTTATCTTCCTCCTGTCCACTAGAGCTGGAGGCCTGGGAATCAATCTGGCGTCAGCAGACATTGTCATCCTCTACGACAGCGACTGGAATCCTCAGATGGATCTCCAAGCGATGGACAGAGCTCACAGGATTGGCCAGACCAAGCAGGTAAAAGTGTTCCGGCTGATAGTGGAAAAGTCCGTGGATGAGAGAATTGTGGAGTGTGCCGAGATGAAATTTGCCCTGGACCAGAAATTGATCAAAGGTAATCATGGTGCAAGGTCAAATATGCTAAAAAGAATCGTCACCATGGATATGGAACAACACATTCAAGGGAAGGCTGTGAAACTGGTGGATGAGGATCTGGACACTCTGCTGACGCGCTGTCAAGAAAGGCAGAAGAAGGAGGATGCAGAAAAAGCTGATGTGATGGTTCTAAAGCACAAATATGAAAGTCTCTACAAATTCAACGGGGAGGATTACAAggagaagaagaaaattcacCAAGCAACGAAAATTGTAGAAGATATTCCTCGCTGGACCAGACGTGCTCGATCTCTAACTATTGGTCCTTCTCTGAATGCTAATATTCCTCAACTTCCTTTTTATGTTCAAACGTATTACGCCTTCTGGTTCTTTCCCAAACCTCTCCAAGATTACATTCAGAGAGAAAAGTACTTTTACATGAAGGCGAAGGGCATTCAG TCATTCGACTTGAAGGAGAAAGAAGCAATAGATTCGGCAACGCCTTTGACGGATCAAGAACGTGTAGAGTACGAGGAACTCCTGAAGAATTCCTTCAAAGATTGGACTGTAAATCACTTTGAAGAATTCATAAGAGCTTCAGCTAAATTTGGGAGGGACAATATTGAAAAGATCCGTGATTATATGAGATTACAAGTCCTCAACAATCAATTGGAGGATTATTGCAAGGTATTCTGGGAGAGATACAGGGAGATACCGAATTATCAGAAATACATTCAGATCATTGAAGATGGTGAGTCTCGGCTCAATAAGGAGTCTCCACCGATGAAGAGGACGTTCAAGGGCATTTCTGTTGGGGATGAAGATGCAGATGAGATGCTGGTGGATTCTCCTtctacaaaatatttcaaaaattcctgA